The Parashewanella spongiae genome has a window encoding:
- a CDS encoding sensor histidine kinase, which translates to MTASQLNSAQSCVKTPSSRKKLEDRFAWVYLCNLVFYFIPMFIASMAAWEIITSLVVLAAFLPLYFWAHRCTSIQAKYPIALIFILSVGVTPLNSGSLALFTYVAFYCGFHYRIPKTLWLWAGQIATLIALNLLLGFPNPYFALWGAGLTIGIGLIGLAARKREEHFRAEQQSRAEIKTLATMVERERIARDLHDVMGHSLSSISLKAELASKLIESNQLETAKQHLDELAQISRESLSQLRQTVSNYKHKGLSSTVTELCQSLRDKSLSVTLVGELPKTLNAMQESHLTLILTELCNNILRHSKAEECEFNFIEHSDNFVITLTENVSYSDKATESFNEGNGLTGIRERLQDIDGQFYYQLHPQLMFTIELPKQDKDVNHD; encoded by the coding sequence ATGACCGCCAGTCAGCTCAATTCAGCGCAATCATGCGTAAAAACGCCTAGTTCGAGAAAAAAATTAGAAGATCGTTTTGCTTGGGTTTATCTGTGTAATCTGGTTTTTTATTTTATCCCGATGTTTATTGCGTCTATGGCGGCATGGGAGATAATTACCAGCTTAGTAGTGTTAGCAGCCTTCCTTCCCTTATATTTTTGGGCGCATCGCTGCACCAGCATTCAAGCTAAATACCCAATTGCACTGATATTTATACTTTCGGTTGGTGTCACACCCCTCAACAGTGGCTCGTTAGCTTTATTCACTTATGTAGCTTTTTATTGTGGCTTTCATTATCGAATCCCAAAAACCTTGTGGTTATGGGCAGGCCAAATCGCCACATTAATTGCCCTCAATTTACTATTAGGATTTCCGAACCCATACTTTGCGCTTTGGGGGGCAGGCTTAACTATCGGTATTGGCCTTATTGGTTTAGCCGCGCGTAAACGTGAAGAGCACTTTAGAGCAGAGCAACAAAGCCGTGCTGAAATCAAGACCCTCGCGACTATGGTTGAACGTGAGCGCATCGCAAGGGATCTTCATGACGTCATGGGGCACAGCCTATCGTCGATATCACTCAAAGCCGAATTAGCCAGCAAACTGATAGAAAGTAATCAATTAGAAACAGCTAAACAACATCTTGATGAATTAGCACAAATATCCAGAGAAAGTTTGTCTCAATTAAGGCAAACGGTGTCGAATTATAAGCACAAAGGGTTATCGTCAACTGTGACTGAATTATGTCAGAGCTTACGTGATAAATCACTCAGTGTTACTTTAGTTGGAGAACTCCCCAAGACATTGAATGCCATGCAAGAAAGTCATTTAACGTTAATACTCACTGAGCTGTGCAACAATATATTGCGCCATAGTAAGGCTGAGGAATGTGAATTTAACTTTATTGAACACTCAGATAATTTTGTGATTACCTTAACTGAAAATGTGAGTTATTCAGACAAGGCAACCGAAAGTTTTAATGAGGGAAATGGACTCACCGGAATACGTGAGCGCTTGCAAGATATTGATGGTCAGTTCTATTATCAACTCCACCCACAATTAATGTTTACCATTGAGTTACCTAAGCAAGACAAGGATGTGAATCATGATTAA
- a CDS encoding response regulator transcription factor — translation MKILLAEDQAMVRGALSALLSLCGQYQVTEAKDGEQALQLLKNDSFDLLLSDIEMPGRTGIELAQWVAENQPKIKVVIVTTFSRAGYIKRAIECGVGGFLLKDAPSEELVAAINSVLNGRRVIDPELAMMAIGDKDPLNDKERRSLRLAAEGKSTADIATSLFIAEGTVRNYLSEAINKLNASNRIDAARIAQQKGWL, via the coding sequence ATTAAAATTTTATTGGCGGAAGATCAAGCTATGGTGCGCGGCGCGCTGTCGGCCTTGCTATCACTCTGCGGCCAATATCAAGTGACTGAAGCCAAAGACGGCGAGCAGGCATTGCAATTACTCAAAAATGATTCCTTTGATTTGTTGTTAAGCGATATTGAAATGCCCGGCCGCACCGGTATCGAATTGGCACAATGGGTAGCGGAAAACCAACCAAAGATTAAAGTCGTTATCGTCACGACGTTTAGCCGCGCAGGTTACATTAAACGTGCAATCGAATGTGGAGTAGGAGGTTTTTTATTAAAAGACGCGCCTTCAGAAGAATTGGTCGCAGCGATTAATTCAGTGTTAAACGGCAGGCGAGTGATTGATCCTGAACTTGCCATGATGGCCATTGGTGATAAAGATCCATTAAATGATAAAGAACGCCGTTCACTGCGCCTTGCTGCCGAAGGGAAGTCGACCGCTGACATTGCCACAAGCTTGTTTATTGCAGAAGGTACGGTTCGGAATTACTTGTCTGAAGCCATCAACAAACTTAATGCCAGTAATCGAATCGATGCAGCGAGAATTGCTCAACAAAAAGGCTGGTTGTGA
- the recG gene encoding ATP-dependent DNA helicase RecG, with translation MQRLDLIPITELKGVAKKVAEKLEKLSIRTVQDLLFHLPMRYEDRTQIFPIDSISAGEHCTIVGEITSSQILHGRKRMLTCNVRDDSGSITLRFFNFSAAQHNSMQTGKRIRAFGEIRLGKYQAEIVHPDYKILDDEQTVVLENTLTPIYPSTEGLKQPSWMRLTEQALELLQSGGLTELLPESLRPNQVSLADAIRTLHRPDNQVPLTLLETGTHPAQQRLAQEELLAHNLSMLKLRQRSNQDPAISMASTGQLIASFLKQLPFEPTGAQTRVTAEIAADLTKNAPMMRLVQGDVGSGKTLVAALAALQVIENGYQVALMAPTELLAEQHAINFTEWFEPLGLKVGWLAGKLKGKARQQSLEDIVSGAAHIIVGTHAVFQEQVKYKKLALTIIDEQHRFGVHQRLGLREKGISQGYYPHQLIMTATPIPRTLSMTAYADLDTSIIDELPPGRTPVTTVAVSDQRRGDVIERVRIAATEGKRQAYWVCTLIDESEVLECQAAEDTAEELKSLLPALTIGLVHGRLKSAEKQQIMEQFSQGKIDLLVATTVIEVGVNVPNASLMIIDNPERLGLAQLHQLRGRVGRGATVSHCVMLYKSPLSYTAKQRLGVLRQSNDGFVIAQKDLEIRGPGEVLGTKQTGLADMKVADLSRDQALIPQVQMLAQHILEQVPENVDSIIQRWLGDKDKYVQA, from the coding sequence TTGCAGCGATTGGATCTTATCCCCATCACCGAATTGAAAGGTGTGGCGAAAAAAGTTGCCGAAAAACTCGAAAAACTGAGCATTCGCACAGTTCAAGATTTGTTGTTTCATTTACCAATGCGGTATGAAGATCGTACCCAAATATTCCCGATAGATAGCATTTCCGCGGGCGAACATTGCACCATAGTCGGCGAAATAACCTCAAGCCAAATTCTTCATGGACGTAAGCGCATGCTGACGTGTAATGTACGCGACGACAGTGGCTCAATTACTCTCAGGTTCTTTAATTTTTCAGCCGCTCAGCATAATTCTATGCAAACGGGTAAACGTATTCGTGCGTTTGGCGAAATCCGACTTGGGAAATATCAAGCTGAAATCGTGCATCCAGATTATAAAATACTTGATGACGAACAAACTGTGGTGCTTGAAAACACCCTGACACCCATCTACCCATCGACTGAAGGCTTAAAACAGCCAAGTTGGATGAGGTTGACTGAGCAGGCTTTGGAACTACTGCAAAGCGGTGGGCTAACTGAATTACTGCCTGAGTCATTGAGGCCGAATCAAGTCTCATTAGCTGATGCTATACGCACGTTACATCGTCCCGATAATCAAGTGCCATTAACGTTATTAGAAACAGGGACACACCCAGCTCAACAACGTTTAGCGCAAGAAGAATTGTTGGCGCATAACTTGAGCATGCTCAAACTTCGTCAACGAAGTAATCAAGATCCTGCTATCAGCATGGCATCGACAGGACAATTAATCGCTTCATTTTTAAAACAATTGCCTTTTGAGCCTACAGGGGCACAAACACGTGTAACAGCTGAAATTGCAGCAGACTTAACTAAAAATGCGCCTATGATGCGTTTAGTACAAGGTGATGTTGGTTCAGGTAAAACCCTTGTTGCGGCATTAGCTGCATTGCAAGTGATTGAAAACGGTTATCAAGTGGCGCTTATGGCACCCACGGAGTTACTTGCTGAGCAACATGCGATTAATTTTACAGAATGGTTTGAGCCTTTAGGCTTAAAAGTCGGCTGGTTAGCAGGTAAATTAAAAGGTAAAGCACGGCAACAATCATTAGAAGACATTGTTTCAGGTGCAGCTCACATTATCGTGGGAACTCATGCTGTATTTCAAGAGCAGGTTAAATATAAAAAGTTGGCGCTTACTATCATTGATGAGCAGCATAGGTTTGGTGTTCATCAGCGACTAGGGCTTAGAGAAAAAGGCATCAGTCAAGGTTATTATCCACATCAGTTGATCATGACGGCGACGCCTATTCCACGTACTTTATCGATGACCGCTTATGCCGATTTAGATACTTCGATAATCGATGAGTTACCACCGGGTCGAACTCCTGTAACAACGGTTGCCGTATCCGATCAACGCCGTGGTGATGTTATTGAACGAGTGCGTATCGCAGCAACAGAAGGAAAACGCCAAGCTTATTGGGTTTGTACCTTAATTGATGAATCTGAAGTGCTCGAATGTCAGGCGGCCGAAGATACCGCAGAGGAACTAAAGTCGCTTTTACCTGCACTAACGATAGGATTAGTTCATGGTCGCCTAAAAAGTGCTGAAAAACAACAGATCATGGAGCAGTTTAGTCAAGGTAAAATTGATCTGCTGGTGGCGACCACAGTGATTGAAGTTGGGGTAAATGTCCCTAATGCCAGTTTGATGATAATAGATAATCCTGAGCGTTTGGGACTAGCACAACTTCACCAGCTTAGAGGGCGAGTAGGGCGTGGTGCTACTGTCAGTCATTGTGTAATGCTATATAAATCACCCTTATCTTATACCGCTAAGCAGCGGCTTGGTGTACTGCGCCAAAGTAATGATGGTTTTGTTATTGCGCAAAAAGATTTAGAGATACGAGGTCCCGGAGAAGTGTTAGGTACAAAACAAACGGGTCTTGCGGATATGAAAGTTGCTGATTTGAGCCGCGATCAAGCGTTAATACCACAAGTGCAAATGTTAGCTCAGCATATTTTGGAACAAGTACCAGAAAATGTGGATTCGATTATCCAGCGCTGGTTAGGCGATAAAGATAAATATGTACAAGCGTAA
- a CDS encoding DUF3014 domain-containing protein — MQADQQDKSTLRATESGNNVMLIIVVIMLAVVATGGYYYLNQTSEPILEPVVEPVVVPEVLPEQPLPTENIPEPQPEPIIEPISEPEVIEQSKAAVVEPKSEPLPSLEQSDGFLVKKTKDAFKRISIDNILKKDNVARQFVVFVDHIARGDVARKASPLVAPEQQFDVLEVSEKTYLNPDSYHRYDIYAGLLEQMSATAIIDTYTKLMPLLEDAFAELGYEDVSFNQRVRKAIREVMNAPVIEQPIELTSVSVNYKFKDDKLEALPNAQKLMIRMGPDNTRKIKLALKKVYNQLPK, encoded by the coding sequence ATGCAAGCCGATCAACAAGATAAAAGTACCTTAAGAGCAACAGAAAGCGGCAATAATGTGATGCTTATTATTGTTGTGATTATGCTAGCTGTGGTTGCAACAGGTGGTTATTATTACCTCAATCAAACCAGTGAACCTATCCTTGAGCCTGTTGTAGAACCCGTTGTTGTGCCAGAGGTACTACCTGAACAACCCTTACCAACTGAAAATATTCCAGAGCCACAACCTGAGCCTATTATTGAGCCAATTTCTGAGCCAGAAGTGATTGAGCAATCCAAAGCAGCCGTGGTTGAACCCAAATCTGAGCCTTTACCAAGTCTTGAGCAAAGTGATGGTTTTCTTGTCAAAAAAACTAAAGACGCTTTTAAAAGAATTAGCATCGATAATATTTTGAAAAAGGATAATGTTGCTCGCCAATTTGTTGTATTTGTTGATCATATCGCTCGTGGCGATGTAGCGCGTAAAGCCAGCCCTTTGGTTGCCCCTGAGCAACAATTTGATGTGTTAGAAGTCAGTGAAAAAACGTATTTAAATCCTGACAGTTATCATCGATATGACATTTATGCAGGTTTGCTTGAGCAAATGAGCGCAACGGCGATTATTGATACTTACACTAAACTGATGCCGTTATTAGAGGATGCATTTGCTGAACTGGGTTATGAAGATGTGAGTTTTAACCAAAGAGTTCGTAAAGCGATCAGAGAAGTCATGAATGCTCCAGTGATAGAGCAACCAATTGAATTAACCTCAGTGAGCGTTAATTACAAATTCAAAGATGACAAGCTCGAAGCTCTACCTAATGCTCAAAAACTGATGATCCGCATGGGGCCAGACAATACACGTAAAATTAAACTGGCGTTGAAGAAGGTTTATAATCAACTGCCAAAATAA
- a CDS encoding GNAT family N-acetyltransferase, translating to MKLDYRNAQKNDLETLITLLSDDDLGRKREDTSKPINTSYLTAFEHIEQDPNNELVVIEFQQQAVSMLQLTFIPYLTHTGSWRCIIEGVRIHSDFRGKGIGEQMFLWAINRAKQRQCHLVQLTSDKQRPDAIRFYEKLSFIASHEGFKLVLK from the coding sequence TTGAAATTAGATTATCGTAATGCTCAAAAAAACGACCTCGAAACGTTAATTACTTTACTGTCTGATGATGATTTAGGCCGTAAGCGTGAAGACACTTCGAAACCAATAAATACTTCGTATTTAACTGCGTTTGAGCATATTGAGCAAGACCCTAATAACGAACTTGTTGTGATTGAATTTCAGCAGCAAGCCGTCAGTATGCTGCAACTTACGTTTATTCCGTATTTAACTCATACAGGCTCATGGCGCTGTATAATTGAAGGTGTTCGTATCCACTCTGATTTTCGCGGTAAAGGCATTGGTGAGCAAATGTTTCTTTGGGCAATAAATCGAGCCAAGCAGCGACAATGCCATTTAGTGCAATTGACTTCTGATAAACAGCGTCCCGACGCTATTCGATTTTATGAAAAACTGAGCTTCATTGCTTCACACGAAGGGTTTAAATTAGTTTTAAAATAA
- a CDS encoding DUF418 domain-containing protein, protein MFSVLFGAGLALLYHKFKSEHVAGKPRGSSTIYIRLALLFIIGYLHISYIWSGDVLTLYAILGMLVFPLLGASNKGLVSLFVFMYSLVGLISLFGMNIDINALSALEIEQIKLFFTPSTEQIQQLTHVYQGSIADIHTFENNMTLNGQEASLAVLKPLIMMSFVAILRAGAMMILGFYLFNLGFLQGKLESTTYKKVAIFGMIIGYIITGAGLIYNYSHEWAIEAYFSLGNAFLTLGSPFLVVGYIAAIHLILTKSNLAKFSHLIANTGRIALSLYLFQSVVGAALFYGVGLSWYASLDRTDLVLIWAVLTVTQIVLAYFWLSIFRIGPIEWIWRSCTYRKIMPLLSK, encoded by the coding sequence ATGTTTTCAGTATTATTTGGCGCTGGACTGGCGTTACTCTATCATAAATTTAAATCTGAACATGTCGCTGGAAAGCCGCGTGGTTCCTCGACAATTTACATCCGCTTAGCACTACTTTTTATCATAGGTTATCTTCATATCAGTTATATCTGGAGCGGTGACGTTTTGACGCTCTATGCGATTTTGGGAATGTTAGTTTTCCCGTTACTTGGAGCATCTAATAAAGGTTTAGTATCCCTGTTTGTTTTCATGTATAGCCTCGTTGGATTGATATCATTATTTGGGATGAATATAGACATTAACGCACTTTCAGCGCTTGAAATTGAGCAAATAAAGCTATTTTTCACTCCTTCAACAGAGCAAATCCAACAATTAACTCATGTCTACCAAGGTTCAATAGCAGATATTCACACTTTTGAAAATAACATGACTCTTAACGGGCAAGAAGCAAGCTTAGCTGTACTCAAGCCTTTGATCATGATGAGTTTCGTCGCTATTCTTCGCGCAGGGGCAATGATGATACTCGGTTTTTACCTTTTTAATCTTGGATTTTTGCAGGGCAAACTCGAGTCAACGACCTATAAAAAAGTTGCCATATTCGGCATGATCATTGGCTATATTATTACGGGAGCTGGACTCATTTATAACTATTCTCATGAGTGGGCCATTGAAGCTTACTTCAGCTTAGGAAATGCTTTTTTGACGCTAGGTTCACCATTTTTGGTTGTCGGTTATATCGCTGCAATTCACTTGATTTTAACCAAATCAAACCTTGCTAAGTTTAGCCATTTAATCGCTAATACTGGCCGAATTGCACTCAGTTTGTACTTATTCCAATCTGTTGTGGGCGCAGCGCTCTTTTATGGCGTCGGGTTAAGTTGGTACGCTTCCCTAGACAGAACTGACTTGGTGCTTATTTGGGCTGTATTGACGGTTACACAAATCGTATTGGCTTATTTTTGGTTATCTATTTTCCGTATTGGTCCTATAGAGTGGATTTGGCGGAGCTGTACTTATCGTAAAATCATGCCGTTGCTTTCCAAGTAA
- a CDS encoding TIGR03899 family protein, translating into MKQAITIDQNKRTESGVSARRKVLQLGVQLGLAVDGDYKPSEASIAARGEYRERKTLVSYQANLESIYNQAIEHTPSDVTGIDLDPDWLHNFFKMAEQIHNPKMQNLWSRILAKEIIKPGNFSIRTLERLKQLTQREALILEKALGLGCTINGETRLKLIYCSKLTGGLQLYFRSSSVTSIDLSLFGLPYSSILSLINAGIIHHDEFETGRLTKNQSVTLTYPHTQLTLKPKRGNLIFGYYRFTSIGNELAQLVFPNVDTKFTKAMSALMKNDFDVQ; encoded by the coding sequence ATGAAACAGGCAATTACAATTGACCAAAATAAAAGAACAGAGTCAGGTGTTTCTGCTCGACGAAAAGTGTTGCAACTTGGTGTGCAACTTGGCCTCGCTGTTGATGGCGATTACAAACCTTCTGAAGCATCTATTGCGGCTCGTGGTGAATATCGTGAACGAAAAACACTCGTCAGTTATCAAGCTAATCTTGAGTCTATTTATAATCAAGCGATTGAACATACTCCCTCTGATGTGACGGGTATTGATTTAGATCCTGATTGGTTACACAATTTTTTTAAAATGGCCGAACAAATTCATAATCCTAAGATGCAAAACCTTTGGTCTCGAATTTTAGCGAAAGAGATTATTAAACCAGGCAATTTCAGCATCCGCACTTTAGAAAGGCTTAAACAGCTTACCCAGCGTGAAGCGTTGATACTCGAAAAAGCATTAGGGCTTGGTTGTACAATAAATGGAGAAACGCGATTAAAGCTGATTTACTGTTCAAAACTCACAGGTGGGCTGCAACTGTATTTTCGAAGTAGTTCGGTTACTAGTATTGATTTATCGCTGTTTGGTTTGCCTTACTCGAGCATTCTTAGCTTGATTAATGCGGGTATTATTCATCATGATGAGTTTGAAACAGGACGTCTTACTAAAAATCAGTCTGTTACATTAACTTATCCCCATACTCAATTAACCTTAAAGCCTAAACGTGGAAATTTAATTTTTGGCTATTACCGATTTACCAGTATTGGTAATGAATTAGCGCAATTGGTTTTTCCAAATGTTGATACGAAATTTACTAAAGCCATGTCCGCATTAATGAAAAACGATTTTGATGTTCAATAA
- a CDS encoding glycerophosphodiester phosphodiesterase gives MKIYAHRGASRYYPENTLQAFEKALELGATAIELDVHNVEGTLVVFHDRRLDEISSGSGYIDQITLSELSQITVQGQPIPTLWQVLEYVGGRCEVNIELKGFNTVKPLIKLYPEAITQFGFRIDQLLISSFKHPELAEFKKSHPQAHIAPLIEGVPLDLAATASKLNAVAVNLSLNFINQEMIDDVHLKGMKVNVFTVNNKHDFEEMKALGVDGIFSDHLEF, from the coding sequence ATGAAAATATATGCGCATCGTGGTGCCAGTAGGTATTACCCTGAAAATACTCTACAAGCTTTCGAAAAAGCATTGGAGTTAGGCGCTACTGCTATTGAACTTGATGTGCACAACGTAGAAGGTACCTTGGTTGTATTCCATGACCGACGGTTAGATGAAATCAGTTCAGGATCGGGTTATATTGATCAGATAACATTATCTGAACTCAGCCAAATTACCGTTCAAGGGCAGCCTATTCCGACCCTATGGCAAGTGTTAGAGTACGTTGGCGGACGGTGCGAAGTAAACATCGAATTAAAAGGGTTTAACACTGTTAAACCACTCATCAAGCTATATCCAGAAGCCATTACTCAGTTTGGATTTCGAATTGATCAGCTATTAATTTCATCATTTAAACATCCTGAATTGGCTGAGTTTAAAAAATCACATCCACAAGCTCATATTGCCCCTCTCATTGAAGGAGTTCCACTGGATTTAGCGGCGACAGCTTCGAAGTTAAATGCAGTTGCTGTTAATTTATCTTTGAATTTTATCAACCAAGAAATGATTGATGATGTTCACCTCAAAGGTATGAAAGTGAATGTGTTTACAGTGAACAACAAACACGATTTTGAAGAAATGAAGGCACTCGGAGTTGATGGAATATTTAGTGATCACCTTGAATTTTAA